CATCCTGCTGACCCAGCCGAGCCTGAGCCGGCTGGTGGAGCGCATGGAGGAGCAGGGGCTGGTGGAGCGCGTCGCCGCCATCGACCGCTACGTCGGCGGCGCGCTCACAGCCGATGAGCTGCACACCCTGCGCATGCTCTCGGACAAGCTGCGCGCGGCGCAGGCCGGGCAGAGCGAATCGAGTGAATCTACGTCGTAAAGGTGATGACTTTGTCGACTTTATTCAATTGTGCGCAACTCAGTTGTGCTAAATTCAATCCCGACCGAGGAGGTGCATCGGCGCCATGCCCCAGCGTCCCGCAGCAGAGCTGCTCTCGCTGGACAACCAGCTCTGCTTCGCCGTCTACGCGGCGTCGCGCGCGCTGACCGGGCTCTACCGCGAGCTGCTCGCCGAGCTCGGCCTCACCTACCCGCAGTATTTGGTGATGCTGGTGCTGTGGGAGCACGAGGAGGTGTCGGTGAAGGAGCTGGGAGCCGCGCTGCGGCTGGACTCGGGCACCCTGTCTCCGCTGCTGCGCAGGCTCGAAGGCGCGGGTCTGGTGCGGCGCCGGCGCGCCGGCGAGGACGAGCGCGTCGTCCGCGTCGCCCTGACCGGGGCCGGCGCCGCGCTGCGCGAGCGCGCGGTCGAGGTCCCCGAGTGCGTGCTGCGCGCGGTGGACCTGCCCGATGCGCGCGTGACGGAGCTGCGCGACCTGCTCGGTCATCTCACCGAAACGGTCGGCGCGGCGGCGCGGGAGCTCCACGAGGGAGCCGGGCAGGC
This sequence is a window from Spinactinospora alkalitolerans. Protein-coding genes within it:
- a CDS encoding MarR family winged helix-turn-helix transcriptional regulator, whose protein sequence is MPGNRLAEEAWESLARAQVALMRRFQEDFREAEVSMRVYDVLFTLKRCPRGRARLRDLNDSILLTQPSLSRLVERMEEQGLVERVAAIDRYVGGALTADELHTLRMLSDKLRAAQAGQSESSESTS
- a CDS encoding MarR family winged helix-turn-helix transcriptional regulator — translated: MPQRPAAELLSLDNQLCFAVYAASRALTGLYRELLAELGLTYPQYLVMLVLWEHEEVSVKELGAALRLDSGTLSPLLRRLEGAGLVRRRRAGEDERVVRVALTGAGAALRERAVEVPECVLRAVDLPDARVTELRDLLGHLTETVGAAARELHEGAGQAPSADPRTIPEERG